The sequence AGCTGGCGACATTCTACCTGCCTCTCACGCCGCCGAAGTCGAAGAAAAAGAGCCCTCaaaaaagtcaaggttgGCCGTATGGCCACTCCTTCGGAACAGActgatgatggtgccttgAGCTACGATCCCGCAGTTGTTTCGGGACCCTCCGAGAGACCGGCCGATGGTGACACCAACGAGAGGTTGCCCACGAACGAATCACCCGGCACTCCCAACCACGTCGCAGTTCCGTCACAATTGTCCCGGCGCCAAAATCTTCTACGTCATTACCATGGCGTGAAAAACGCTGTATCTGGCCGGCTACTGCGTTTTGTAGAATGGCTTGACTCGGTGCAGGGCCGCGGTGTGTTGAAATGCACTTTTGCATACACACTGGCAAGCCTGGCAACCTTTGTTGGCCCGCTATCTGACTTTTTGGGAAGACCAGATGGCAAACATGTCGTTGCTACTATCACCGTGTACTTTCACGCCGCGCGCTCCGCAGGCTCCATGATAGAGGCCATCTTGATCGCAATTATCGCCATTGCGTATGCCGAAATGGTCTCCATACTCTCCATGGTGGCCTCTGTTGTGGTGGGAGCAAAGCTGAACCTGGTAACTCTTGCCCATATTATGGTAGTAATTGTCTTCATAGGCGGAGGGTTTGGATTCATGGGCTGGGTGAAGCAACGAATGAACAACCCccttgtcaatgttggcagcaCATTGGCGTCGATAGCGATTATTTCCGTCGTCACCAAAGAGAATGCTGTTGTGTACAACGTCTTTTCGAATCAAAAGATAGCACAGGTCCTCAAAATGCTTGTCATGGGCATCACAAGTGCGGCAGCTGTCAACTTACTCATCTGGCCCGTGTCAGCAAGAACACAGCTCCGGTCGTCCATGATGAAGGCGTCCACAGCCCTCGGCGATATACTGACTGCAGTAAGCTCCAGCTTCCTTCGGGGGGATACGCGGCATGACAGCCCAAACGACATCTCCAGAGCTTCCTCCTCTTACAAACAGATGCATACGACCGTCCTCAAAGATCTGAGAGAGGCGAAATTTGAACATTACTTTCTCGGCCGCGAGAAGGTGTATGCTGTAGAGCGCTCTATTGTCAAAGCAATAGAGACGCTGGCGCAATCCATCGGCGGCTTGAGGAGTGCGACCAAAACACAGCAAACGCTGTTAAACAGCAGCGCGATCGATCCCTCGTGTGCGGCATCAAATCTTTTTGCAACATTTACGGACATGATTCGCCCGTCAATGCAGGAACTGACGGATGTACTCACTCTTGTACTTCACGAGCCCGTGTTTGGCGGCCCGCCTGACTATGAAATTCGCATCAACGAAAACTTGCGTCAGGCCCTGACATTATCGTTGGCAGCATTCACTGCCTCGAGGGTGGAAGCCTTGCAGCACGTGTACGACTTGGCATCGCGTCACGCCAACACCCATGGATTCGGGAGCAACCTTGCGCTGGAGGAAATGGCGGCCGCCTGTGGTCACTTCAGCTTCAGTCTCCAATCATTTGGCGAAGAGATGCAAAAGTATCTGGATATGCTTGAAGACCTCAGATATGTTACTGACCATTCTAAGAGGAGCTGGAGGTGGCTGTTGTGGTGGCGGACAGAAATGCACCGTAGCTACAGCATGTCTGCTCCCCCGTTCGAGCCATCGGAATCTGAAAGACTCATAAAACCAATCAAGAAAAGTTCAGTGCCTCATGGGATACCCGAGTCCATGTTGGAGCGAAGAGACATGTATAGTTGGGAAGCTGCACCAGATGAAAACAAGTGGCTTGCCAGAATATCACAAATGGCACTCAGAACTGTGAGAAAGGTGGCGCGAGATGACAGTAAGTTCATTTGGGAGAACATGTAGCCCCGCAATGCTAACAGTTCTTCAGTTTTGTTCGGAATCAAGGTGGGAATCGGAGCGTCACTGTGGGCAATGTTTGCCTTCCTAGACGCAACTCGGCCGATTTATAATCATTATCGTGGAGAATGGGGCCTCTTGTCTTTCATGATTGTCTGCTCCATGACGGTTGGGGCATCTAACACGACTGGTTGGTCGAGATTTGTTGGCACTTTTCTTGGtgccgtcttctccatcgTCAATTGGAATTTAAGTCAAGGGAACGCCGTTGCCCTTGCTATTCTAGGATGGGctgtcagcttcttcaacttttaCCTCATCGTAGCCTGTGGCCGGGCACCACTAGGAAGAATGACAATTTTGGCTTACAATGTCTCAACGCTGTACGCCTACAGTCTAAGCCAAAAGGTCGATGATaacgacgatgatgagggtgGTGTACATCCTCTGATCATGGAAATTGTGAAGCACCGAGCAATTTCTGTGACAACTGGCATTCTTTGGGGACTGATTGTGTGCCGTGTGATTTGGCCCATATCGGCCCGAAGAAAATTCAAGGAAGGCATCTCGGTTTTGTTGCTCCAAATGGGACTAATCTGGCGGCGAGGGCCGCTGGCTATCCTGCTACGCACTGACTGCTCTCAGAGTTACCTCAAATCCGGCGAGCAGGCCGCCCTACAAAGGTACGCTGATCGGCTTGAAAGCCTTCGGCAATCGGCTTCTTCCGAATTCGAGCTGCGAGGGCCGTTCCCCTTCCAAGCAAACGGGCGTATTATGCAGTGCGCGAATAAGATTCTCGACAGCTTCTATGCCATGAGTCTGGTAACCCAACCGAGAGGGACGTTGACGCGTGGTGAAAAGGCTTTGCTCGAGGTCA is a genomic window of Pochonia chlamydosporia 170 chromosome Unknown PCv3seq00010, whole genome shotgun sequence containing:
- a CDS encoding 60S ribosomal protein L19 (similar to Neurospora crassa OR74A XP_958857.2), whose protein sequence is MATPSEQTDDGALSYDPAVVSGPSERPADGDTNERLPTNESPGTPNHVAVPSQLSRRQNLLRHYHGVKNAVSGRLLRFVEWLDSVQGRGVLKCTFAYTLASLATFVGPLSDFLGRPDGKHVVATITVYFHAARSAGSMIEAILIAIIAIAYAEMVSILSMVASVVVGAKLNLVTLAHIMVVIVFIGGGFGFMGWVKQRMNNPLVNVGSTLASIAIISVVTKENAVVYNVFSNQKIAQVLKMLVMGITSAAAVNLLIWPVSARTQLRSSMMKASTALGDILTAVSSSFLRGDTRHDSPNDISRASSSYKQMHTTVLKDLREAKFEHYFLGREKVYAVERSIVKAIETLAQSIGGLRSATKTQQTLLNSSAIDPSCAASNLFATFTDMIRPSMQELTDVLTLVLHEPVFGGPPDYEIRINENLRQALTLSLAAFTASRVEALQHVYDLASRHANTHGFGSNLALEEMAAACGHFSFSLQSFGEEMQKYLDMLEDLRYVTDHSKRSWRWLLWWRTEMHRSYSMSAPPFEPSESERLIKPIKKSSVPHGIPESMLERRDMYSWEAAPDENKWLARISQMALRTVRKVARDDILFGIKVGIGASLWAMFAFLDATRPIYNHYRGEWGLLSFMIVCSMTVGASNTTGWSRFVGTFLGAVFSIVNWNLSQGNAVALAILGWAVSFFNFYLIVACGRAPLGRMTILAYNVSTLYAYSLSQKVDDNDDDEGGVHPLIMEIVKHRAISVTTGILWGLIVCRVIWPISARRKFKEGISVLLLQMGLIWRRGPLAILLRTDCSQSYLKSGEQAALQRYADRLESLRQSASSEFELRGPFPFQANGRIMQCANKILDSFYAMSLVTQPRGTLTRGEKALLEVTAEERAVLCDRICHIFQVLASSMMLEYPLTDAIPSILTTRDRLLSKIFRFREENNVATQIGESSRNGTNLGSHEQSNVTAVESDYALLYAYVLVTGQVADELRVAAVEIESLFGVLPGDSALLE